Part of the Paenibacillus sp. JNUCC32 genome is shown below.
TTGTTTTCCCCTTGGATGAGTTCCACAGGGTAGGTGGACAACCCATAATGGTCTGCAATGCCGGACGGCAGTGTTGCCCTATCCGGGAACGATCCGATCGCATAATCGACTCGTAAATCATACGTATTTACCTCTTCGATCTGGCCAGCTACCTTGAGCAGGGCCGTCTGCGTGCCGAAAGCCGTGATCAACAAAACCGTACTGACCACAACGCCAACGGAGCTCGCGAATGCTTTTTGTTTATTCAAGAAGATATTTCTTAGAATGATCTTGTTGCTGTAGGACAGCCGACTCCACATCCCTGGAATGTTCTCGATGAGCAGCTTCTTCATCTTCTTGGGCGGTTTCGGACGCATCGCCTGCGCAGCACGTTCTTGCAAGATCGCTCTGCCGCTGAAATAGCAGGACAACATGCCAAACGCACTGGAGCAAATCATTGGAGGTAGGAGCGTAAAGAACGAAAGGGTGAACGTCAGGTCAGGCAGGGAGTAGGATCTTCCAATCGACGTCGTAATGAGTGGAATGAACAGGGCGGCGGCGATGGCATAACCCAAGATGGAGCCGATGACGCCTGCCAGCACGGCGTAACCCATGTAATGCAGCATGATGCTTCTTTTTTTCACCCCTAAAGCTTTCATAATGCCCACTTGGTTTCGCTGGGAATCGATAATCCTCGACATGATCAGAAACAGGATCACCGCTTCAATCAAAAAGAGAACGATCGGGATCACCCTGCTCATCAGCTTGTTATTATGAATCGTTTGCTGGGTCTGGGAATGGTTGAAGGTCCGTTCTTTGCTAACCTGGCTTATATAAGGGAGTGACTGGGAATGTGCTTCAATGGCCTGGCCTAACTGGTCCATGTCGTAACCGTCCTTGGCATCAATCAGGATCTCATTGTAGAACATGCCGCCAGCGATTTCAGGAATGGTCTCTTCGGGGATATAAGCGATTCCATAAGCTTGGTGGTCCTGGGTTTCGTTCTTCTTGGCATGCTCGACATTCTCATTCAAGCCGCTGATCGTGAACGTCATGTCCTTGTCATTCACACGGAGGAGGATGGAATTACCAACACGGTAATGATGCGCTTCGGCATAGTGGGAGTCCAACAGGATCTCATTCGGCCCTGCTGGCATCCTGCCCTCCATCATCCTGGACGTGTTGATTGTATTAGGTACGGGGATCGAATGCACCGTTAATGAAGCCTTATCATCCTCAAAAGCCTGTTCGGCCTGGACGGTATAACGCCCTTCGATATGTTGAATGCCATCAATGCTTTGTAAATCCGCCACATCCTCTGCGGAAATTTGACTGTAATAGACGTTCAAGTCGCTTAGATTATGTTCTTGAAAATACCCCTTCGTATAGCCGCTAAGATTGTCGCTCAAGGTGACCAGCCCCGTGTAGAAAAAAGCTCCCACCGCGATGACCAAAACTATGGCTATGAATTGTCCTACCGACTGTTTCATGTCCCTTAATAATTTTAACGCTAAAATCTTCATCACCACTCGATCCCTTCAACGCTTTGTTTGTGCTCATTGATCGTGATGCTCTCGATCTTCCCGCTCTTGACGCGGATCACTTTATCCGCCATCGGCGCGATGGCCGAGTTATGGGTGACCAGCACGACGCATGTCTTCGTTTCCTGGTTCAAATCTTGAAGAAGCTTTAAGACCGACTTTCCTGTCACATAATCCAGAGCACCGGTGGGTTCGTCGCAGAGGAGCAGCGCGGGATTCTTGGCAACCGCTCTTGCGATCGCAACTCTTTGCTGTTCGCCGCCAGAGAGCTGGGAAGGGAAGTTCTTCAAACGATCCGATAGTCCAACCTTATGTAAAATATCTCGTGCATCCAGATGGTCCTTACATACCTCTGTCGCAAATTCCACGTTCTCCAGCGCATTCAAATTCGGAATCAGGTTATAGAATTGAAATACGAAGCCAACCTGCTCGCCGCGGTATTCGGTTAATCTCTTCTCGCTCCATCCCGTAATCTCTTGATCTCCAACAAACACTTGTCCCGAGGTTGCCGTATCCATCCCGCCGAGAATGTTCAAAATCGTGCTTTTCCCTGCCCCGCTAGCCCCTAGGATCACGACGAATTCCCCCTCTAATATGGAGAAGTCAACGCCCGCAAGGGCTTGAATCGTCACTTCGCCGATTGGATAGGCCTTGGTTACCTTTTTGAATTCGATTAACGTTGTCACTTCGTACATCTCCCCGTATTGGATTTTCAGTTGGCCTTGATGCGTTTAATCTCATCATTACACCTTACAGTACAAGAGACACCCGACACGCGATGTATTCCATCATCAGCCTCAGGAAGGATTTCGCTTTAGCGACTGCAAAGGGAACGCGATGACTGACTCCGGACGCAATTTTCCAAAAGGAAGAAAAACAAAAAGACCGCCATCCAACTGTGGGATAGCGGTCTGTTCCTGCGTACGATACCTGATCTTGTCTAAAATGGAACTGATTTAACTTAAAAGCGTTTCTGAAGCCAGCGTAAAACCTTCAATCGCGACATCTTCGTCGACTTCAATCATGATGTTGCGTTTGCCTTGGAAATTAACCTGTTTGACATATCTTAAATCCTGCGGGCTCACCGAAATCGTAGCTACCTTGGTTTCGATCTTGATGGATTTGGTAGTATACTTCGGCATTACGCTGGTTGCTTTCATCTCATAGTTCTTGTTGTCCACGATGGTTTCGAATGCCCGCTCCACCTTCTCGGTCGTCACGTCCTCTACGCCGCTTGCGTTCAGTACGCGCTCCAGATCTTTATAATCCAGCTTCGGAGGTTCTTCCTCCTTCGTCTCTTCGTTCATTTCGATCACCCGGTTGATTTCCTCGTACACCTGGGCAATGGTGGCTGAATCGAGCTGTTCGCCGGCCACTTCCTTGACGATATCCTCGAAGATCGCCCGCTCTTCAAGTGCCGTCACGGATCGTTCTCCGTTCAAGACCTGCTCGACAAAATGCGGATCCGGAAAATTCGATTTTCCCGTACAATACAATATACGATTCACATCGGAATAATTGTCCGTCACGCTAGGGTACAGGAATCCTTGCTCTGGCGCGCTTAACTTGATAATCGGATCTACAATGACGTTGTACTTGAACTCCCGCTCCACATAATCGAATAAGAGCGTCTTCCGTTGTTTCTCCGTAGAATTCACGCTGCATAAAATGAACGGATGGGCGAACACCTCATTCTTCTCGCTCTCTTCCGCTTCATCGTTTCTCGCCTTGGTCGGCAAATAATACTGTCCCCGAACGAACGTGACCACCATATCCCGCTCATATTGGGCATCCTTCAGCATTCGATCCACCAGCATCAGCATCAAGTCCTGCCATTCTTCCGGATCACCCGACACGAGCGCTTGGTGAAGCATGACCTGCGCCGGTTCCTCCGCTGCTTCCTGGAACCTCAATTCGAACAATTTTTGATCCAGCTCGCCGGTCAGCAGTTTTTTGAAATTTCCCATGTATAACTCTTGCTTCTCCCGGTCCACCAGCTCGAACGGCAGGCGCTCCCAGTGATAGATTTCATTCGTTTCCTTCGTAATATAGACATTGAGAATATCGTAAATATTCATTAAATCGTGATCCAGCTTAAATTGCTTGCGTATATTGGCGACTTCTTTTTTGTTCATATCCGATTCGGCAGCTCCTTCAATATAATCTGGCTTAATTAGTATAAATTATTGGAACGCAAATTGGTAAGTGATCTTGGCTTGCATTGTTTCCCTGTGGCCCTGATCTTTTATTGTGGCATATTTAAATACCTGAGTCGAGTCATTTCCTAGTGGGAGCCCCATACCAAAAAGAGATATCCTTACTCGAAGGATACCTCTTCTGATACTTGAACATATTCATTCAAACAATCTTTGATGTTTATGGAAAAATCGATAAAAGAATCGTACATGGTCCAGCTCAAACCATTCGGCCGTTTGCAACATCTTGGCATCGAGATTGTAGATCTTCGCATGAAGCGTACCCAGGACAAAGGGAGAATGCGTAGCAATAATAAACTGACTGTCAAAATAACGCGCCAAATCGTTCATTTGCTCGGCCAGCTTGATTTGATTCGCCGGAGAAAGCGACGTTTCCGGTTCATCCAATAAATAAAGTTTCCCGGGAAGCAAATATTCCTCAAAAAACTGCATCGAGCTTTCCCCGTTCGAATACTTCTCCTGAGCGAATTGAATGATGTCCATCTTCTTCTTGAATTCATACGACTGCTCCAGCTCTTCTACCTCGGCCTTGCTCTTTCCCTGAACGAGCTGCTCATGCAGCAGCCCTTCGCGAAGCACGCTTTCCTGCTGTATTTTCTTGATTTCATACAACAGATCCTCCGACTTGATGTACCGGCTCCCGTCGGGAAGCTTATATAGGGGACGCTCCTGATCATCATGCCCGAGTTGATAGCTGCTTTCCTCGATAAACCGCTGCGCGTAAGCGTTGTGACCATAGCTTGTCATTCGCTCAGCGCCCGCGATACCCAATTTGTTGGCGATCAGATTCAGCAAGGTGGACTTGCCGGAGCCGTTACTGCCGTATAATACCGTGATTCGATCAAACAGCAGAACTTCCCCTGCCATGTGCCTGAACACATGATCGGGATATATATTCGGGTTGCTGGAAATGGTAGAAGAGAGTTTGAAGTTACTTAAATATAGCATCGTCTCGCTCCCCTCTCGGAAAATGAAAATGATTCAAGTTTGATATTCGTACCTGGCCATTCTATGGATGCAACCATCCGATCTTTCTATTCAAGAACGGTCCAAATATCCAGTGCCGTCAGACGAATCGCCTCAAACTCATGATTCCGGTACGCCCTCAAACGGTCGGTACAAGCCCTCGCTCCTGAATAAGGATTCGCAAATTGTCCGCATTGCATCTTGTTTCTTCCGCAGGATAGAGCAATAGCGACAGGACCTATCCTAGCAATTCTTTAGCTCCGTTCATCACTAAGGGCATAGTCTGTTTAACGAATGATTCCGCACTTATTAGATGCCCCTCTTTGTTCCAAGCGTAGGCCGCCCCATACATCCCCCAACTTAACATGTTAGTAGCTGTATTTATTAAGAATTGCGCGTTTGGACTCGACAGCATCTTGTCTTTGTCTATAAAGGAAAGAAGTATCGTTTGAATTTTTTCCTTTATTTGAATTTCGAATACAGCCCCAAGCGATGTATACCTTCTTTTGCACATAGTGCTTAGACTCTTGTGAAAATCGCATACCCCCAGAAAAATACTCTGAATGGTTTCTTCATTTAATACTTCGTGACCGCTTATTCTACGATTTATGATTGTCATAAAGGATTCCATTAGTCTGGCCTCTAGAATTTCGAATTTATCTACAAAGTGCGCATAAAAAGTCGCTCTGTTAACAGTAGCCCGCTCTGCAATATCCCTAACGGTTATCGATTCAAAGTCTTTTTCTTGAATTAACGAAGCAAAAGCGTCCTGAAGGAGTCGCCGTGTACGTATCACACGAGGATCAGCTTCATTTTTTTTAATTGTCATGGTTTTGATCTCCCCAATAAAACGACATTATAGAAGTAGTGTTGCCTATACAACGGTTTATGGTTATTGATGATTGCGTACCATTCTGTTGTTATCATAACATATAAATACAACAGGTGTTGTTCAAACAACTAATGTTGTATTGAAACAAAATGCAGAATACCGCTTTTCCAAAAGGAGGAGAGAACCATGTCGGTTTCACAACCGTCACTAACGATGGAGCACCAACTTTTTTTGATGTTATTCGGAAACGTCGGTCGGTTCGTAGCTATGATCCCGAGATCAAGATTTCGCGGGAGGAATTGACCGAGATATTGAGGCAAGCCACGCTGGCCCCATCAGCCGCTAACCTGCAGCCGTGGCGGTTTCTCGTTATCGATTCGCCGGCGCTGAAGCAGAAGCTGCTTCCGATCGCATTCAATCAACAGCAATTGGTCGAGGCTTCGGCTGTCATTGCGGTACTCGGAGATTTGGAGTGATATAAATTGGCCGAGAAAATTTACGGAAAGGCGGTCGATGCGGGTTACATGTCTGCAAAGACGGCAAAATCGTTCGTGGAACGCTACGTTCCGATTATGCTGATCGCCATCGGCAAGGAGGCGAAGCCCGGTCATCCGACGGTGAGGCTGGCAGTCGATGATGTAGCTTTCTTTAACGAAATGCCTAAGGAATAACAAAATTGTGGCACCCGCATAATCAACGGCGAGCTAAGGTATTTTACAGGTTCTACGCATCAGATTCTAACAAGGCGTCGTACAGCTATATTAGCTGGATGGTGCTAGATTCGATTTGGCGAAGGCGCAGATTATGTTTGATGGAGATCCTGCCTAAATATGAGTATATGCTGATATATGCATAAATTGTGGTTTATATTTTTATTTCAATATTTTCAAAACATCGTTATTTAAACACATCAGGAGAGTGAATTATGAATAGCACATGGAAGGTTTACGTTCTAGCCTTGGTCAGCTTTTTAGTTGGAACATCCAATTACATCATTTCGGGGGTATTGGACCGGATCGCAGAGACGATGGGAACAAGTGTTGCGGCAGCAGGCCAGCTCATTACGGTTTATTCCCTGGCCTATGCGGTCGGCACACCTATTTTAATGGCGCTGACGGCCAAAATGGACCGGCGTAAGCTTTTACTTTATTCGCTGGGCCTCTTTATTATCGCAAATCTGCTGACATTTATATTGTCCGGCTTCGGTCTCTTCATTGCCGCCAGAATCATTACGGCGTTAGGCGCCGGGGTGGTCACCGTTAACGCGCTCAGTATCGCCGCCAAAATCGCTCCGCCAGGCAAGCAAGCCAGCGCCATCGCCAACGTTACCATGGGCATTACCGCATCGCTCATCATCGGCGTCCCACTCGGCAGAATGGTAGCCTCGGCTTTTGGCTGGAAAGCGGTATTTCTGGCCATCGCAATTGTCGGGGTTATCGCCATGCTTGTCATTTCTGCGGTTTTTCCACGTTTGCAGGGCGACAAGCCTGTCCCTTTGATTAAACAATTTGCTTTGTTAAAAAAACCTCAGGTTTTGGTTGCTTTAGCGATTACTTTTTTCTGGTTGGGCGGATATTCCCTCGCCTATACTTACATCTCCCCTTTTCTGCTAGAGGTGACTCATTTAAATGAATCATTGATTAGCGCAGCTCTGTTCGTGTTCGGCATTGCCAGTTTGATTGGCTCGAAAGTCGGCGGCTACAGCGCGGATAAACGGGGCATTATATTCACGCTCGTTTCAGGGATGGTGCTTCATGTCATTTCGTTGATTTTGCTATCCTTAGTCGGACAGTCGATCATTGCCGTATTCGCCATTTTGATCCTCTGGTCTTTTGCCGCCTGGTCATCCGCTCCGGCGCAGCAATTTAACCTGGTCTCGCTTGTTCCTGAATCCTCGGGCGTCATGCTAAGCTTGAACAGTTCCATGATGCAACTTGCCATGGCTGTTGGCGCAGGAATCGGCGGGCTGATCGTTAACCGTGTTTCTTTGGCATCCATTACCTGGTTCGGGGTATTCGGCGTTCTCATGGCCATCATTGCCGTGTTTGTATTGTCCAGCATGGCATCACGGCATTCGGCGGTGCAGACAGCGGATTAACGGTATGCTAAACATGGAATATTTGATAAAGGACTCTGCTCACTAAGTTGATCTTTCGGATCTTATCCATTCTTAACAAAAAACAGTCCTCAAATGAACTGCACCCCATTTGTGAGACGCAACAAAATCATCCTGCTCAGAATATAATTGGAGGTATGACTCATGCAGACCAGAAATGATCGTTTGATCACATTGAACAACTAGGGACCATCCAAAAAAATACGGCGACCTCTCCCCTGATTGAATTCCGGGAGAAGGTCGCCGTTTATATTAATATCTCGTTGTATTGTCTAGCTACCCCAGTATTGCTTGGCAATCCGTTGACCTTGATCGATTTTTGCCCATTGCTCTGCTTCGCTTAGCTCGTTCCCGCCATCGCAGGATGCAAAGCCGCATTGATGCGAGAGCAGCAGACGATCCTTATCAATGATTTTGGATGCTTCGTCAAGCAGACGGATGACGCGTGCTTCATCATCCAGCGTATTGGTTTTGGAAGACAGCAGGCCCAGAACAATCTCCGTTTCCGGTCTGTCCTTGAATACCTCCAGTGCTTCAATCGAACCCGCACGATCATCATCCCATTCCAGGAAAAAGCGATCATATTTCAATTGCTTCAGGAACAGGTTGGCGATTTTCGCATAAGATCCACCGCCCATGTTGCGGGAATCATAGTTCCCGCGGCAGTTGTGTGTCCACATTTTCAAGCCGAGGCTATGACCGAAGTCAATCACCGTATTGTTAATCTCAATAAATTCGGTGGCGAGACCCTGAACCTCTGCTTGATTAATATGCTCCCCTGTAAACGGAGAGTTCGGGTTGTCGTCTGCAAACAGCTCCCACAAGCAATCATCGAACTGAAGAATTTTGCCGCCTGCCGCAGCGAATTCCTCCACGAATTCCTTATACGCGCTCACAAGGCCCGCCTTGAGCTCTTGTTTGTTCTGATAAACCGCATCCGTGCCGCCAATGTTATCCGACCAGGAAAGTTCACCATAGATATGGGAAGGAGACGGTACGCAAAGCTTCGTTGGCTGATCGCCAGCCGTTTCTTGCAGCTGTTTGAACAACTTAATGAAATGATGATTCTTTCCGCTCAGTTTGCCTGTAATGCGCAGGCCGATATCTTTGCGTGTTTCATATTTCGAGGTTCCGTCCACATCCCGGAAAAAGTAGCCATGGTCCGCGATATAACGCTGGGCTCCGTCAAAGCCCCATACAAAATCCAGATGCCACATCGATTTGGAGAATTCGCCGTCCGTAACAACCGACAGGTTATGCTCGATTTCCTTTTTCACGACCTGTTTGATCGCCTCGGTCTCGCACTCGGCATACCCTTCGAAATTTTCATAGAACGGATACTGGATATCATCACGATGTTCAATTTGCGTTTTATATTTCAGCAGCTCTTCGGGCCGCAACAAACTTCCTACGATCTGGAACTTGTCAGTCATGTACATAACCCCCTCGTTGTATAGCGATATCATATCACGACGAGCAGAGTTATAAGGCATACCAAAATCTCATAACTAGTTATAGCTAAAAGCTATAGCAAGCATGACGGCTGAGATTGTCCAAAAGAAAAAACACAGCCAAGTCGGCCATGTCTTCCAAAAGTGTTATTTGTTCTCCTGAAGCGCTGGTGTTCTCCAGCCTGTCCATTTAATTTCCTCATTCATCTGCCTCATCAGAATGCTTGCTTCCAAACTCATCGAGCAGCGCACGTACTTCACTTGTTGACTTTGCGTTCATTAAGTGATTTCGGAGTTCGCTTGCCCCTCGGAATCCACGGACATAGATTTTGAAGAAGCGGACAAGTGCGCTGAAGGAGCGCCGCATCTGTGCCGAATATTGATCATGAAGATCCAGATGCAGCCGCAGCAGACCAAGCAATTCCGCACTGCTATGATCCTTCGGCTCCTTCTCAAAAGCGAATGGATTATGGAAAATCCCGCGCCCGATCATAATGCCATCCACACCGTATTGTTCAGCGAGCTTCAGGCCGGTCTGACGGTCAGGAATATCCCCGTTAATGGTCAGCAGTGTATCGGGCGCCACCTCATCGCGAAGCTTCTTAATCTCCGGAATCAGTTCCCAATGCGCGTCGACCTTGCTCATTTCCTCTCTTGTCCGCAGATGAATGGACAGATTCACAATGTCTTGCTTCAAAATATGGGTCAACCAGTCGCGCCATTCGTCTACCGCGGTGAAACCGAGCCTTGTTTTTACACTGACGGGCAATCCCCCGGCTTTGGCCGCCTGGATAATGTCCGCTGCAATGTCGGGACGGCAGATCAGCCCGCTTCCCTTCCCATTCTCCGCTACATTCGCTACAGGACAACCCATATTAATATCGATGCCTTTAAACCCTTCCTTCGCCATGCCGATACTCATCTGACGAAAGTATTCCGGCTTATCTCCCCAGATATGGGCTACCATCGGCTGTTCATCCTCTGTAAAAGTCAAACGTCCGCGCACACTGTGGTTCCCATCCGGGTGGCAATAGCTCTCGGTATTCGCAAACTCCGTAAAAAACACATCCGGTCTGGCTGCTTCGCTTACGACATGGCGAAACACAACATCCGTCACATCTTCCATGGGCGCCAGTATAAAGAAAGGCCGTGGTAAATCACGCCAAAAATTGTCTTTCATATTAAAAACTCCTCTATACATACCAGGACAAATCTTTATCCCGAAATAGTAAATACAACCTGTTCAGGTCCTTGCTTTTCCTTCACTTATAGCATGTTTAAGCAGCTTAATCAAACGGCAGTTTATGTTATATCGCAGACACTTCAATGACTATATCATAATCCAGAGAGGAGCATACTCCCCATAAATTCGAAAAAAGGAGGGGCGATCGCTAGAACAAGGGCTTTAATTTCGTCCGGTTCCGTTGGCAACGAACTAAAAAGCCGTCCCGCACTGATGATTAGGGTTCGATTGCCATGACCGCTCCCCCTCCATGATGCTTTAGAACAGCCAGTTGCAACTTTGGTAGAATGATGATCGTCTATTCTATGTGCTTCCCCTAAGGGGCATGAACTTGAATCGGTTTTTGGATTCGATAACCACTTAAAAATAAATATATTCATAAAATTCCCATACGTTTCAACTGATGGATACTGTAATATGGATAAGTGCTTTAAGAGATACGTATTTTTGGCAACTCGGATGGTGGATACGGAAAATTATGATGTATACGGATTGGTTTTATTGGCTGTTCGTGTTCGTGGCTGTTGTCACGTATCACCTCATGCCGCATCGTCTCAGACCTTGGGTGCTCTTCGCCTCAGGCGTCGCATTTTACTACAATTATGCAGGTGCTTACCTGTTCCTGTTGCTTGCGGAAGTTATCATCGCGATTATTGTCGTGAAATCTGCAGCGAAATGGAGCAGGCGATGGATTTATCCCGCAGGTATCGTTACCGCCATTCTGGTCCTTGGTTATTTCAAGTACACGAATATGATGCTGGATACGCTACATAATCTATTTGCTTTTGTTCATCAGCCCTTCTTGCCTAAGGCAGAGCAGATTGTGCTCCCGCTCGGCATTTCCTACTTTACGTTCGAGCTGATTCATTACTTGGTTGAACGCAAACGCGGAACGCTGCCGGAGCATCGGCCGGAAGG
Proteins encoded:
- a CDS encoding ABC transporter permease, translated to MKILALKLLRDMKQSVGQFIAIVLVIAVGAFFYTGLVTLSDNLSGYTKGYFQEHNLSDLNVYYSQISAEDVADLQSIDGIQHIEGRYTVQAEQAFEDDKASLTVHSIPVPNTINTSRMMEGRMPAGPNEILLDSHYAEAHHYRVGNSILLRVNDKDMTFTISGLNENVEHAKKNETQDHQAYGIAYIPEETIPEIAGGMFYNEILIDAKDGYDMDQLGQAIEAHSQSLPYISQVSKERTFNHSQTQQTIHNNKLMSRVIPIVLFLIEAVILFLIMSRIIDSQRNQVGIMKALGVKKRSIMLHYMGYAVLAGVIGSILGYAIAAALFIPLITTSIGRSYSLPDLTFTLSFFTLLPPMICSSAFGMLSCYFSGRAILQERAAQAMRPKPPKKMKKLLIENIPGMWSRLSYSNKIILRNIFLNKQKAFASSVGVVVSTVLLITAFGTQTALLKVAGQIEEVNTYDLRVDYAIGSFPDRATLPSGIADHYGLSTYPVELIQGENKENATLVVTEQDNELIRFYDEQGNRLSLEDHGVLVPKSYADQYHIAEGDTIQLQFTAPELNQTIVDMKVLDISTQYSNPSFYSTPNYMKSLGIDYDPSSLLVSVYSAADLAGVRSFFEQDPQVEAIADKDDLKKSAQYMLKQNSFIFIMFIICAVILSFGAIYTISSINIYERNRELATLKVLGYPKRKINRLIFSENMLLTAFAVIVALPISGYVYSIIIQALSSTHQQIPDQLNLVIMLASVVLAFILTLLSNLMLRKKVTRIHMIESLKGVE
- a CDS encoding ABC transporter ATP-binding protein, which gives rise to MTTLIEFKKVTKAYPIGEVTIQALAGVDFSILEGEFVVILGASGAGKSTILNILGGMDTATSGQVFVGDQEITGWSEKRLTEYRGEQVGFVFQFYNLIPNLNALENVEFATEVCKDHLDARDILHKVGLSDRLKNFPSQLSGGEQQRVAIARAVAKNPALLLCDEPTGALDYVTGKSVLKLLQDLNQETKTCVVLVTHNSAIAPMADKVIRVKSGKIESITINEHKQSVEGIEW
- a CDS encoding DUF4317 domain-containing protein; translated protein: MNKKEVANIRKQFKLDHDLMNIYDILNVYITKETNEIYHWERLPFELVDREKQELYMGNFKKLLTGELDQKLFELRFQEAAEEPAQVMLHQALVSGDPEEWQDLMLMLVDRMLKDAQYERDMVVTFVRGQYYLPTKARNDEAEESEKNEVFAHPFILCSVNSTEKQRKTLLFDYVEREFKYNVIVDPIIKLSAPEQGFLYPSVTDNYSDVNRILYCTGKSNFPDPHFVEQVLNGERSVTALEERAIFEDIVKEVAGEQLDSATIAQVYEEINRVIEMNEETKEEEPPKLDYKDLERVLNASGVEDVTTEKVERAFETIVDNKNYEMKATSVMPKYTTKSIKIETKVATISVSPQDLRYVKQVNFQGKRNIMIEVDEDVAIEGFTLASETLLS
- a CDS encoding AAA family ATPase codes for the protein MLYLSNFKLSSTISSNPNIYPDHVFRHMAGEVLLFDRITVLYGSNGSGKSTLLNLIANKLGIAGAERMTSYGHNAYAQRFIEESSYQLGHDDQERPLYKLPDGSRYIKSEDLLYEIKKIQQESVLREGLLHEQLVQGKSKAEVEELEQSYEFKKKMDIIQFAQEKYSNGESSMQFFEEYLLPGKLYLLDEPETSLSPANQIKLAEQMNDLARYFDSQFIIATHSPFVLGTLHAKIYNLDAKMLQTAEWFELDHVRFFYRFFHKHQRLFE
- a CDS encoding TetR/AcrR family transcriptional regulator, giving the protein MTIKKNEADPRVIRTRRLLQDAFASLIQEKDFESITVRDIAERATVNRATFYAHFVDKFEILEARLMESFMTIINRRISGHEVLNEETIQSIFLGVCDFHKSLSTMCKRRYTSLGAVFEIQIKEKIQTILLSFIDKDKMLSSPNAQFLINTATNMLSWGMYGAAYAWNKEGHLISAESFVKQTMPLVMNGAKELLG
- a CDS encoding MFS transporter, with the translated sequence MNSTWKVYVLALVSFLVGTSNYIISGVLDRIAETMGTSVAAAGQLITVYSLAYAVGTPILMALTAKMDRRKLLLYSLGLFIIANLLTFILSGFGLFIAARIITALGAGVVTVNALSIAAKIAPPGKQASAIANVTMGITASLIIGVPLGRMVASAFGWKAVFLAIAIVGVIAMLVISAVFPRLQGDKPVPLIKQFALLKKPQVLVALAITFFWLGGYSLAYTYISPFLLEVTHLNESLISAALFVFGIASLIGSKVGGYSADKRGIIFTLVSGMVLHVISLILLSLVGQSIIAVFAILILWSFAAWSSAPAQQFNLVSLVPESSGVMLSLNSSMMQLAMAVGAGIGGLIVNRVSLASITWFGVFGVLMAIIAVFVLSSMASRHSAVQTAD
- a CDS encoding cobalamin-independent methionine synthase II family protein gives rise to the protein MTDKFQIVGSLLRPEELLKYKTQIEHRDDIQYPFYENFEGYAECETEAIKQVVKKEIEHNLSVVTDGEFSKSMWHLDFVWGFDGAQRYIADHGYFFRDVDGTSKYETRKDIGLRITGKLSGKNHHFIKLFKQLQETAGDQPTKLCVPSPSHIYGELSWSDNIGGTDAVYQNKQELKAGLVSAYKEFVEEFAAAGGKILQFDDCLWELFADDNPNSPFTGEHINQAEVQGLATEFIEINNTVIDFGHSLGLKMWTHNCRGNYDSRNMGGGSYAKIANLFLKQLKYDRFFLEWDDDRAGSIEALEVFKDRPETEIVLGLLSSKTNTLDDEARVIRLLDEASKIIDKDRLLLSHQCGFASCDGGNELSEAEQWAKIDQGQRIAKQYWGS
- a CDS encoding tRNA dihydrouridine synthase; this translates as MKDNFWRDLPRPFFILAPMEDVTDVVFRHVVSEAARPDVFFTEFANTESYCHPDGNHSVRGRLTFTEDEQPMVAHIWGDKPEYFRQMSIGMAKEGFKGIDINMGCPVANVAENGKGSGLICRPDIAADIIQAAKAGGLPVSVKTRLGFTAVDEWRDWLTHILKQDIVNLSIHLRTREEMSKVDAHWELIPEIKKLRDEVAPDTLLTINGDIPDRQTGLKLAEQYGVDGIMIGRGIFHNPFAFEKEPKDHSSAELLGLLRLHLDLHDQYSAQMRRSFSALVRFFKIYVRGFRGASELRNHLMNAKSTSEVRALLDEFGSKHSDEADE